One genomic window of Magnolia sinica isolate HGM2019 chromosome 3, MsV1, whole genome shotgun sequence includes the following:
- the LOC131240016 gene encoding uncharacterized protein LOC131240016 isoform X1 produces the protein MVKMYGLDPTESRARNICSADIWSVGCTVCWLSLLSLLDVLLSRWLQENLPGASSTKIIPLSLENIRILIQYFAPLLCPSRICNCGLKDEDGFLMDKLHHASEGRRKWRQGILSLFIEMTSYVYVRCAKHVYEVLGFLQ, from the exons ATGGTGAAGATGTATGGCTTGGATCCTACAGAGTCCAGGGCACGTAACATATG CTCCGCTGACATATGGAGTGTTGGATGTACTGTCTGCTGGCTATCTCTCCTATCTCTGTTGGATGTACTGTTATCGAGATGGCTACAGGAAAACCTCCCTGGAGCtagcagtacaaagat CATCCCTTTGTCACTGGAGAATATAAGGATCCTCATCCAATATTTCGCTCCTCTTCTCTG TCCATCCCGGATTTGTAATTGTGGTTTGAAAGATGAAGATGGATTCTTAATGGATAAGCTTCACCATGCTAGTGAAGGGCGGAGGAAGTGGAGGCAAGGAATATTGAGCTTATTTATCGAAATGACCAGTTATGTTTATGTCAGATGTGCTAAACATGTTTATGAGGTTCTCGGTTTTTTGCAATGA
- the LOC131240016 gene encoding uncharacterized protein LOC131240016 isoform X2 yields the protein MLFISLLAISPSSADIWSVGCTVCWLSLLSLLDVLLSRWLQENLPGASSTKIIPLSLENIRILIQYFAPLLCPSRICNCGLKDEDGFLMDKLHHASEGRRKWRQGILSLFIEMTSYVYVRCAKHVYEVLGFLQ from the exons ATG TTGTTTATATCTCTGCTGGCTATCTCTCCTAGCTCCGCTGACATATGGAGTGTTGGATGTACTGTCTGCTGGCTATCTCTCCTATCTCTGTTGGATGTACTGTTATCGAGATGGCTACAGGAAAACCTCCCTGGAGCtagcagtacaaagat CATCCCTTTGTCACTGGAGAATATAAGGATCCTCATCCAATATTTCGCTCCTCTTCTCTG TCCATCCCGGATTTGTAATTGTGGTTTGAAAGATGAAGATGGATTCTTAATGGATAAGCTTCACCATGCTAGTGAAGGGCGGAGGAAGTGGAGGCAAGGAATATTGAGCTTATTTATCGAAATGACCAGTTATGTTTATGTCAGATGTGCTAAACATGTTTATGAGGTTCTCGGTTTTTTGCAATGA